The Euphorbia lathyris chromosome 2, ddEupLath1.1, whole genome shotgun sequence genome includes a window with the following:
- the LOC136216612 gene encoding nuclear pore complex protein NUP62 isoform X3, which yields MASGFSLSSSQSSSSPFSFGSSASGSSMSAFSFSSAQSPATSPSPISFGSSSTPFGSTTTGSAFSFGSSPLFASNPNPVSSSSSFGFNTSLNGNPSSAPSFGFGFSSSASSAPAVSFNFGSASATASASGPSMFGASSSAGSTSNLFGAVSSSANSGSSAFGNVSSGSNVFGSASSAAANSTSPLFGGTSSVAPNSSSSLFGAVSSAAASTGSSLFGGTTSSTVSGTGASPAFGTTQPGASSPSPLFGTGSSLFGTTSSAASTGQPSFGFSSSTANSGSSLFGTSSPAISSGQSLFGSSGAATTIAASSTPGSFSSTASLNSSSASPFSSSSSGFSFQNSTASFTKTAPPPSLPQSSSASTSGFSLGTASSGSTSGFSFGAPSSAPAQPSFSFSNAASSSVPAVSTTVAAKSTAPSPLFSTVTTTSAPTPAAATTVASSATVSSITLPASGTTSSFSGFGGASTTAASGNVSSFTGFSLTTRSAPTSTSQTQSTTTAPSLSIPTSATTSGSSAITAQTTLSLAVASSSGTSSSVSTTVSTTPKLPSEITGKTVEEIIKEWNNELQVRTGKFRKQADAIAEWDKRILHNRDVLLRLEMELAKVVHTQDKLEERLELIETHQGEVDRALSSMEEEAERIYKDERGLLLDDEAASTRDAMYEQAEIIERELEHMTEHIKSVIDNLNASQGGELDTTDKMSPLDVVVRILNNQLSSLMWIDEKAEEFSSRIQKVATQGSAADRQLMGPKFWMS from the exons ATGGCGTCAGGCTTCTCTCTCTCATCTTCTCAATCATCTTCATCCCCTTTCTCGTTTGGATCATCTGCTTCCGGTTCTTCAATGTCGGCGTTTTCTTTCTCATCCGCTCAGTCTCCGGCGACTTCTCCATCACCTATATCATTTGGATCCTCTTCTACGCCGTTTGGATCCACAACCACTGGTTCCGCATTCTCATTCGGATCCTCTCCTCTCTTTGCCTCCAATCCAAATCCTgtttcctcttcatcttcatttGGCTTCAACACTTCTTTAAATGGTAACCCTAGTTCTGCGCCTTCATTCGGTTTCGGATTCTCTTCATCCGCTTCTTCCGCTCCTGCTGTGTCTTTCAATTTTGGTTCAGCTTCTGCTACTGCTAGTGCCTCTGGTCCATCCATGTTTGGTGCTTCTTCTTCTGCTGGTTCTACTTCTAATTTGTTTGGGGCAGTTTCTTCCTCCGCTAATTCTGGTTCTTCCGCTTTCGGGAATGTTTCTTCTGGTTCGAATGTGTTTGGTTCAGCGTCGTCTGCAGCAGCGAATTCAACCTCTCCGCTATTTGGTGGAAcgtcatcagtagcaccaaattcGTCTTCGTCTCTTTTTGGTGCAGTGTCATCGGCCGCCGCCAGTACTGGCTCATCCTTGTTTGGCGGGACTACGTCTTCAACAGTGTCTGGAACAGGCGCTTCGCCTGCATTTGGGACAACTCAACCAGGGGCAAGTTCTCCTTCGCCTCTGTTTGGGACAGGTTCATCCTTGTTCGGAACAACTTCCTCTGCTGCAAGTACTGGACAACCATCGTTTGGTTTTTCTTCATCAACTGCAAATTCAGGTTCATCACTGTTTGGGACATCTTCACCAGCTATAAGTTCTGGACAATCCCTGTTTGGATCATCTGGCGCTGCAACTACTATTGCTGCCTCTTCAACACCTGGATCATTCTCTTCCACCGCATCCTTGAATTCAAGTTCTGCCTcgcctttctcttcttcatcGTCAGGATTTTCTTTCCAGAATAGCACTGCAAGCTTCACAAAAACTGCACCACCTCCTTCCCTGCCTCAATCTTCATCAGCTTCTACTTCAGGCTTCTCTCTTGGAACTGCATCTTCTGGTAGCACTTCAGGCTTCTCATTTGGGGCGCCATCTTCTGCACCGGCTCAACCCTCCTTCAGCTTCAGCAACGCTGCTTCGTCTTCCGTCCCTGCAGTGTCTACTACTGTTGCTGCTAAATCAACAGCTCCATCTCCTTTGTTTTCTACTGTCACAACCACAAGTGCTCCTACTCCAGCTGCAGCTACTACAGTAGCTTCTTCTGCTACTGTCTCATCGATTACTTTACCTGCCTCTGGAACCACAAGTTCGTTTAGTGGTTTTGGAGGGGCCAGTACAACTGCTGCATCGGGGAATGTTAGTTCCTTTACCGGATTTTCCCTCACAACCAGATCAGCGCCCACCTCAACATCACAAACTCAATCTACCACCACTGCACCCTCTCTCA GCATCCCTACTTCAGCTACAACATCTGGTTCAAGTGCTATCACGGCTCAGACAACACTGTCTCTTGCTGTGGCTTCCAGTAGTGG GACAAGTTCAAGTGTAAGCACTACTGTTTCTACCACACCAAAATTACCATCTGAAATTACAGGAAAAACTGTTGAAGAG atCATCAAAGAGTGGAATAATGAGCTGCAAGTGCGTACCGGGAAATTTAGAAAGCAAGCTGATGCAATAGCTGAATGGGATAAGAGGATCTTGCATAATCGTGATGTTCTTCTTAGGCTTGAG ATGGAATTGGCAAAAGTGGTTCATACTCAAGACAAGTTGGAAGAACGATTGGAGTTAATTGAGACCCATCAAGGCGAG GTTGATAGGGCTTTGTCCAGTATGGAAGAAGAAGCTGAACGCATATACAAGGATGAGCGCGGATTGCTTCTTGATGATGAGGCGGCATCCACGCGTGATGCAAT GTATGAGCAGGCTGAGATTATAGAGAGGGAATTAGAGCATATGACTGAACATATTAAATCGGTTATTGACAATCTAAATGCCAGCCAG GGTGGGGAACTCGATACGACTGATAAGATGTCTCCGTTGGATGTTGTTGTCCGAATTTTAAACAATCAACTCAGTTCTTTGATGTGGATTGATGAGAAG GCTGAAGAATTCTCATCACGTATTCAAAAGGTTGCTACGCAAGGTTCAGCAGCAGATAGGCAGTTAATGGGTCCAAAATTTTGGATGTCTTGA
- the LOC136216612 gene encoding nuclear pore complex protein NUP62 isoform X2, giving the protein MASGFSLSSSQSSSSPFSFGSSASGSSMSAFSFSSAQSPATSPSPISFGSSSTPFGSTTTGSAFSFGSSPLFASNPNPVSSSSSFGFNTSLNGNPSSAPSFGFGFSSSASSAPAVSFNFGSASATASASGPSMFGASSSAGSTSNLFGAVSSSANSGSSAFGNVSSGSNVFGSASSAAANSTSPLFGGTSSVAPNSSSSLFGAVSSAAASTGSSLFGGTTSSTVSGTGASPAFGTTQPGASSPSPLFGTGSSLFGTTSSAASTGQPSFGFSSSTANSGSSLFGTSSPAISSGQSLFGSSGAATTIAASSTPGSFSSTASLNSSSASPFSSSSSGFSFQNSTASFTKTAPPPSLPQSSSASTSGFSLGTASSGSTSGFSFGAPSSAPAQPSFSFSNAASSSVPAVSTTVAAKSTAPSPLFSTVTTTSAPTPAAATTVASSATVSSITLPASGTTSSFSGFGGASTTAASGNVSSFTGFSLTTRSAPTSTSQTQSTTTAPSLRTKKMKKKKTPINPFCGGVEEVPGPEPCAKNVEESLPQHKRPIKSFGIVVEASQIALQPPPPYGKGGKRKRAYSHASYLPRGFALHEIPSLLMHEFGEKVTIEHPEVLNNLRQFCRIPGEREKFKGKNPSDVVSKAFGDCAIVLSSLADLDAHIKCLSEYKEQYFALKAEVDMKTIAWKAKEEFLVQVHDKLSDEKKALISSVESFESSNKKLVVMCKQQESQIFQLDKKLRDKSEELCLKEKEFAQKVKEEELRGVRRLTRYQTSMIKEMIKQYPEVDVEAWKHVYPPEDDEEVSDLDMSSDDELGCSQGDGPEVAEDVAKDI; this is encoded by the exons ATGGCGTCAGGCTTCTCTCTCTCATCTTCTCAATCATCTTCATCCCCTTTCTCGTTTGGATCATCTGCTTCCGGTTCTTCAATGTCGGCGTTTTCTTTCTCATCCGCTCAGTCTCCGGCGACTTCTCCATCACCTATATCATTTGGATCCTCTTCTACGCCGTTTGGATCCACAACCACTGGTTCCGCATTCTCATTCGGATCCTCTCCTCTCTTTGCCTCCAATCCAAATCCTgtttcctcttcatcttcatttGGCTTCAACACTTCTTTAAATGGTAACCCTAGTTCTGCGCCTTCATTCGGTTTCGGATTCTCTTCATCCGCTTCTTCCGCTCCTGCTGTGTCTTTCAATTTTGGTTCAGCTTCTGCTACTGCTAGTGCCTCTGGTCCATCCATGTTTGGTGCTTCTTCTTCTGCTGGTTCTACTTCTAATTTGTTTGGGGCAGTTTCTTCCTCCGCTAATTCTGGTTCTTCCGCTTTCGGGAATGTTTCTTCTGGTTCGAATGTGTTTGGTTCAGCGTCGTCTGCAGCAGCGAATTCAACCTCTCCGCTATTTGGTGGAAcgtcatcagtagcaccaaattcGTCTTCGTCTCTTTTTGGTGCAGTGTCATCGGCCGCCGCCAGTACTGGCTCATCCTTGTTTGGCGGGACTACGTCTTCAACAGTGTCTGGAACAGGCGCTTCGCCTGCATTTGGGACAACTCAACCAGGGGCAAGTTCTCCTTCGCCTCTGTTTGGGACAGGTTCATCCTTGTTCGGAACAACTTCCTCTGCTGCAAGTACTGGACAACCATCGTTTGGTTTTTCTTCATCAACTGCAAATTCAGGTTCATCACTGTTTGGGACATCTTCACCAGCTATAAGTTCTGGACAATCCCTGTTTGGATCATCTGGCGCTGCAACTACTATTGCTGCCTCTTCAACACCTGGATCATTCTCTTCCACCGCATCCTTGAATTCAAGTTCTGCCTcgcctttctcttcttcatcGTCAGGATTTTCTTTCCAGAATAGCACTGCAAGCTTCACAAAAACTGCACCACCTCCTTCCCTGCCTCAATCTTCATCAGCTTCTACTTCAGGCTTCTCTCTTGGAACTGCATCTTCTGGTAGCACTTCAGGCTTCTCATTTGGGGCGCCATCTTCTGCACCGGCTCAACCCTCCTTCAGCTTCAGCAACGCTGCTTCGTCTTCCGTCCCTGCAGTGTCTACTACTGTTGCTGCTAAATCAACAGCTCCATCTCCTTTGTTTTCTACTGTCACAACCACAAGTGCTCCTACTCCAGCTGCAGCTACTACAGTAGCTTCTTCTGCTACTGTCTCATCGATTACTTTACCTGCCTCTGGAACCACAAGTTCGTTTAGTGGTTTTGGAGGGGCCAGTACAACTGCTGCATCGGGGAATGTTAGTTCCTTTACCGGATTTTCCCTCACAACCAGATCAGCGCCCACCTCAACATCACAAACTCAATCTACCACCACTGCACCCTCTCTCA GGActaagaagatgaagaaaaagaaaacaccAATTAACCCTTTTTGTGGTGGTGTTGAGGAGGTTCCTGGACCCGAGCCTTGTGCTAAGAATGTCGAGGAGAGTCTTCCTCAACATAAGAGGCCTATTAAATCCTTTGGGATAGTGGTTGAAGCTAGCCAAATTGCTCTTCAACCTCCTCCACCTTATGGCAAAGGAGGAAAAAGGAAGAGGGCATACTCTCATGCTAGTTATCTGCCTAGGGGGTTTGCTTTACACGAGATTCCTTCA CTCTTGATGCATGAGTTCGGGGAAAAAGTGACTATTGAACATCCCGAAGTCTTAAACAACCTCCGTCAATTTTGTCGAATTCCAGGAGAACGAGAGAAATTCAAAGGGAAGAACCCCTCAGATGTTGTCTCGAAGGCCTTCGGGGATTGTGCTATC GTGCTATCTTCTTTGGCTGATCTTGATGCCCATATTAAGTGCTTGAGTGAGTACAAGGAGCAATATTTTGCTTTGAAGGCTGAGGTGGACATGAAAACCATTGCTTGGAAGGCCAAAGAAGAATTCCTTGTCCAAGTTCATGACAAGCTGTCGGATGAGAAAAAGGCACTTATATCCTCTGTTGAATCTTTTGAGTCTTCGAATAAAAAGTTGGTTGTAATGTGCAAGCAACAAGAGTCCCAAATCTTCCAATTAGACAAAAAACTAAGGGACAAGTCCGAGGAGCTTTGCTTGAAAGAAAAAGAGTTTGCTCAAAAAGTGAAAGAAGAGGAGCTTAGAGGTGTAAGGCGCTTGACTCGGTACCAAACTTCAATGATCAAGGAGATGATCAAGCAATATCCCGAAGTGGATGTGGAGGCTTGGAAGCATGTTTATCCTCCAGAAGATGATGAGGAGGTCAGTGACTTGGACATGTCTTCTGATGATGAGCTAGGGTGTAGTCAAGGCGACGGGCCTGAAGTCGCGGAGGATGTTGCAAAAGATATTTGA
- the LOC136216612 gene encoding nuclear pore complex protein NUP62 isoform X1 — MASGFSLSSSQSSSSPFSFGSSASGSSMSAFSFSSAQSPATSPSPISFGSSSTPFGSTTTGSAFSFGSSPLFASNPNPVSSSSSFGFNTSLNGNPSSAPSFGFGFSSSASSAPAVSFNFGSASATASASGPSMFGASSSAGSTSNLFGAVSSSANSGSSAFGNVSSGSNVFGSASSAAANSTSPLFGGTSSVAPNSSSSLFGAVSSAAASTGSSLFGGTTSSTVSGTGASPAFGTTQPGASSPSPLFGTGSSLFGTTSSAASTGQPSFGFSSSTANSGSSLFGTSSPAISSGQSLFGSSGAATTIAASSTPGSFSSTASLNSSSASPFSSSSSGFSFQNSTASFTKTAPPPSLPQSSSASTSGFSLGTASSGSTSGFSFGAPSSAPAQPSFSFSNAASSSVPAVSTTVAAKSTAPSPLFSTVTTTSAPTPAAATTVASSATVSSITLPASGTTSSFSGFGGASTTAASGNVSSFTGFSLTTRSAPTSTSQTQSTTTAPSLSMFAKQSLCDTFIAVQGTKKMKKKKTPINPFCGGVEEVPGPEPCAKNVEESLPQHKRPIKSFGIVVEASQIALQPPPPYGKGGKRKRAYSHASYLPRGFALHEIPSLLMHEFGEKVTIEHPEVLNNLRQFCRIPGEREKFKGKNPSDVVSKAFGDCAIVLSSLADLDAHIKCLSEYKEQYFALKAEVDMKTIAWKAKEEFLVQVHDKLSDEKKALISSVESFESSNKKLVVMCKQQESQIFQLDKKLRDKSEELCLKEKEFAQKVKEEELRGVRRLTRYQTSMIKEMIKQYPEVDVEAWKHVYPPEDDEEVSDLDMSSDDELGCSQGDGPEVAEDVAKDI; from the exons ATGGCGTCAGGCTTCTCTCTCTCATCTTCTCAATCATCTTCATCCCCTTTCTCGTTTGGATCATCTGCTTCCGGTTCTTCAATGTCGGCGTTTTCTTTCTCATCCGCTCAGTCTCCGGCGACTTCTCCATCACCTATATCATTTGGATCCTCTTCTACGCCGTTTGGATCCACAACCACTGGTTCCGCATTCTCATTCGGATCCTCTCCTCTCTTTGCCTCCAATCCAAATCCTgtttcctcttcatcttcatttGGCTTCAACACTTCTTTAAATGGTAACCCTAGTTCTGCGCCTTCATTCGGTTTCGGATTCTCTTCATCCGCTTCTTCCGCTCCTGCTGTGTCTTTCAATTTTGGTTCAGCTTCTGCTACTGCTAGTGCCTCTGGTCCATCCATGTTTGGTGCTTCTTCTTCTGCTGGTTCTACTTCTAATTTGTTTGGGGCAGTTTCTTCCTCCGCTAATTCTGGTTCTTCCGCTTTCGGGAATGTTTCTTCTGGTTCGAATGTGTTTGGTTCAGCGTCGTCTGCAGCAGCGAATTCAACCTCTCCGCTATTTGGTGGAAcgtcatcagtagcaccaaattcGTCTTCGTCTCTTTTTGGTGCAGTGTCATCGGCCGCCGCCAGTACTGGCTCATCCTTGTTTGGCGGGACTACGTCTTCAACAGTGTCTGGAACAGGCGCTTCGCCTGCATTTGGGACAACTCAACCAGGGGCAAGTTCTCCTTCGCCTCTGTTTGGGACAGGTTCATCCTTGTTCGGAACAACTTCCTCTGCTGCAAGTACTGGACAACCATCGTTTGGTTTTTCTTCATCAACTGCAAATTCAGGTTCATCACTGTTTGGGACATCTTCACCAGCTATAAGTTCTGGACAATCCCTGTTTGGATCATCTGGCGCTGCAACTACTATTGCTGCCTCTTCAACACCTGGATCATTCTCTTCCACCGCATCCTTGAATTCAAGTTCTGCCTcgcctttctcttcttcatcGTCAGGATTTTCTTTCCAGAATAGCACTGCAAGCTTCACAAAAACTGCACCACCTCCTTCCCTGCCTCAATCTTCATCAGCTTCTACTTCAGGCTTCTCTCTTGGAACTGCATCTTCTGGTAGCACTTCAGGCTTCTCATTTGGGGCGCCATCTTCTGCACCGGCTCAACCCTCCTTCAGCTTCAGCAACGCTGCTTCGTCTTCCGTCCCTGCAGTGTCTACTACTGTTGCTGCTAAATCAACAGCTCCATCTCCTTTGTTTTCTACTGTCACAACCACAAGTGCTCCTACTCCAGCTGCAGCTACTACAGTAGCTTCTTCTGCTACTGTCTCATCGATTACTTTACCTGCCTCTGGAACCACAAGTTCGTTTAGTGGTTTTGGAGGGGCCAGTACAACTGCTGCATCGGGGAATGTTAGTTCCTTTACCGGATTTTCCCTCACAACCAGATCAGCGCCCACCTCAACATCACAAACTCAATCTACCACCACTGCACCCTCTCTCA GCATGTTTGCTAAGCAATCTCTTTGTGACACTTTCATTGCTGTCCAAGGGActaagaagatgaagaaaaagaaaacaccAATTAACCCTTTTTGTGGTGGTGTTGAGGAGGTTCCTGGACCCGAGCCTTGTGCTAAGAATGTCGAGGAGAGTCTTCCTCAACATAAGAGGCCTATTAAATCCTTTGGGATAGTGGTTGAAGCTAGCCAAATTGCTCTTCAACCTCCTCCACCTTATGGCAAAGGAGGAAAAAGGAAGAGGGCATACTCTCATGCTAGTTATCTGCCTAGGGGGTTTGCTTTACACGAGATTCCTTCA CTCTTGATGCATGAGTTCGGGGAAAAAGTGACTATTGAACATCCCGAAGTCTTAAACAACCTCCGTCAATTTTGTCGAATTCCAGGAGAACGAGAGAAATTCAAAGGGAAGAACCCCTCAGATGTTGTCTCGAAGGCCTTCGGGGATTGTGCTATC GTGCTATCTTCTTTGGCTGATCTTGATGCCCATATTAAGTGCTTGAGTGAGTACAAGGAGCAATATTTTGCTTTGAAGGCTGAGGTGGACATGAAAACCATTGCTTGGAAGGCCAAAGAAGAATTCCTTGTCCAAGTTCATGACAAGCTGTCGGATGAGAAAAAGGCACTTATATCCTCTGTTGAATCTTTTGAGTCTTCGAATAAAAAGTTGGTTGTAATGTGCAAGCAACAAGAGTCCCAAATCTTCCAATTAGACAAAAAACTAAGGGACAAGTCCGAGGAGCTTTGCTTGAAAGAAAAAGAGTTTGCTCAAAAAGTGAAAGAAGAGGAGCTTAGAGGTGTAAGGCGCTTGACTCGGTACCAAACTTCAATGATCAAGGAGATGATCAAGCAATATCCCGAAGTGGATGTGGAGGCTTGGAAGCATGTTTATCCTCCAGAAGATGATGAGGAGGTCAGTGACTTGGACATGTCTTCTGATGATGAGCTAGGGTGTAGTCAAGGCGACGGGCCTGAAGTCGCGGAGGATGTTGCAAAAGATATTTGA